The Daucus carota subsp. sativus chromosome 2, DH1 v3.0, whole genome shotgun sequence genome includes a window with the following:
- the LOC108203434 gene encoding factor of DNA methylation 4-like — translation MEHNLERGPQGDGVLAGVVSAGDAGVVAANGGGAAVDSVLRPNNHGEDVEEMKKKMESLEEKLKETEEKLKEKDEDFESLQDSYQALLVKERNNNDQLEDARKKLINVLKDRRTNMRAYTGVKLMGDFNLKPIFAAAKKKYPPAEVELKAMEFSSVLEEKLRDPNWYPFKVITFGEDSKRVINDEDESLVIIKSEWGDEVYNSVVKALTELNEYNSSGRYPVPELWNFKEGKKATLGEGVDFMERLCKTNKRKRN, via the exons ATGGAGCACAACTTGGAAAGAGGACCGCAGGGTGATGGTGTGCTTGCTGGTGTTGTTAGTGCTGGTGATGCAGGTGTTGTGGCTGCTAATGGTGGGGGTGCTGCTGTTGATAGTGTATTGAGACCAAATAATCATGGTGAGGATGTGGAGGAAATGAAGAAAAAGATGGAGTCCTTGGAAGAAAAACTGAAGGAGACGGAAGAAAAACTGAAGGAGAAGGATGAAGATTTTGAAAGCCTTCAAGATTCATATCAAGCTCTACTTGTAAAGGAGAGGAACAACAATGACCAGTTAGAAGATGCTCGAAAAAAGCTAATAAAT GTTTTGAAGGATAGGCGGACTAACATGAGGGCCTATACTGGTGTCAAGCTGATGGGAGACTTTAACCTCAAACCCATATTTGCTGCTGCAAAGAAAAAGTATCCTCCTGCCGAAGTTGAATTGAAAGCAATGGAATTTTCATCCGTGCTAGAGGAGAAACTTCGGGATCCAAACTGGTACCCCTTTAAGGTCATAACATTTGGTGAAGATAGCAAG AGAGTTATCAATGACGAAGATGAAAGCCTGGTGATCATAAAGAGTGAGTGGGGTGATGAAGTGTATAACTCGGTGGTGAAGGCACTAACAGAATTAAACGAGTACAATTCAAGTGGAAGATATCCCGTTCCCGAGTTGTGGAATTTCAAAGAAGGAAAGAAGGCAACCTTAGGTGAGGGTGTCGATTTCATGGAAAGGTTGTGCAAGACAAACAAGAGGAAGAGAAATTAA